A genomic region of Halobacillus litoralis contains the following coding sequences:
- a CDS encoding multinuclear nonheme iron-dependent oxidase, whose protein sequence is MTNELPVLGVGATFPVFNYQKYLRFLSSLEENIDVVELIISPFLEEEMKKAVQDIQVPIIAHCTWLSLGTDTLPNREIVKKISDQIDYISPVWWGDHICFNGVPEVSSGTLLPPILTKSSLDAFVRNTNSIKKEINSPLFLENVPFLFNPLGEIDPFDFLKTLIKRTDSGLILGIENIVESYNYYPIDYQHFLNSINPDHVVEIHCPVVKDEIKQNEYNKILEYAAKIGIKPKAFLWQLKENGDGFPEEAIFNERVQWARKTFFSEVLA, encoded by the coding sequence ATGACAAATGAGCTACCAGTGTTAGGCGTAGGAGCAACCTTTCCTGTTTTCAACTATCAGAAATATCTTAGGTTTCTTTCCTCGTTAGAAGAGAATATAGATGTTGTAGAGTTAATAATTTCTCCTTTTTTAGAAGAAGAGATGAAAAAAGCAGTACAAGATATTCAAGTGCCGATTATAGCTCATTGTACATGGTTATCTTTAGGCACCGATACCTTACCTAATAGGGAAATTGTCAAAAAGATCTCTGATCAAATAGACTATATTTCACCAGTATGGTGGGGGGATCACATTTGTTTTAATGGTGTTCCTGAAGTAAGTTCAGGAACACTGCTTCCTCCCATACTTACTAAAAGTTCGCTAGATGCCTTTGTTAGAAACACCAACAGTATTAAAAAGGAGATAAACTCTCCACTTTTTCTGGAAAATGTCCCCTTTTTATTTAATCCTCTGGGTGAAATAGACCCATTTGATTTCCTGAAAACATTAATAAAAAGAACGGATAGTGGTTTGATTTTAGGAATCGAAAATATAGTCGAATCCTATAATTACTATCCCATTGATTACCAACATTTTTTAAATAGTATTAACCCAGATCATGTAGTTGAAATTCATTGTCCGGTAGTAAAGGATGAAATTAAACAAAATGAATATAATAAAATCTTAGAATATGCAGCAAAAATTGGAATAAAACCTAAGGCGTTTTTATGGCAACTTAAAGAAAATGGGGATGGTTTTCCTGAAGAAGCCATATTTAATGAGAGAGTTCAGTGGGCAAGAAAAACATTTTTTAGTGAGGTTTTAGCATGA
- a CDS encoding aldo/keto reductase: MNYRFLGHSGLEVSEISLGSWTTIGGTLTKEQSTELIDKAMELGINHFDTANVYPLGLPNPNSKLPTGESEKILGTALKKYSRDSYVISTKVYFPVNREGLPANNMGLSRKQIIHHCNESLKRLGTDYIDVYYCHRFDDYTPLEETLRALDDLVRAGKILYIGVSNWTNTQLKEANKIINKSGFSPIIANQIMYNLFSREAENDLIPNSQENGTGIVAFSPLARGVLTGKYKNSNLYPKGTRGGNPDTKQFASKFLKEDYINRSIMLNEIAGERNMTLAQLSLAFLLDQQAVSTCLIGATSTKQLEENCLASDIAIDNDLRQMVMKVLKNRPTVQKEM, encoded by the coding sequence TTGAATTATAGATTTTTAGGGCACAGTGGTTTGGAAGTTAGTGAAATTAGCTTGGGAAGTTGGACTACAATTGGGGGTACTTTAACAAAAGAGCAATCAACAGAACTTATAGACAAGGCTATGGAGCTAGGTATCAACCATTTTGATACAGCTAATGTATATCCTCTAGGCTTGCCTAATCCAAATTCGAAATTACCTACAGGTGAATCGGAGAAGATATTAGGTACAGCCCTTAAAAAGTACAGTCGAGATTCTTACGTAATTTCAACTAAGGTATATTTTCCTGTTAATAGGGAGGGGCTCCCAGCAAATAATATGGGTCTATCTCGTAAGCAAATTATTCATCACTGTAATGAAAGTTTAAAAAGATTAGGTACGGATTATATTGATGTTTATTACTGTCATAGGTTTGATGACTACACTCCCTTGGAAGAAACATTACGAGCTTTAGACGACCTTGTTCGAGCAGGAAAGATTTTATACATAGGTGTTTCAAACTGGACAAATACTCAGTTAAAAGAAGCCAATAAAATAATTAATAAATCTGGATTCTCTCCTATTATTGCAAATCAAATCATGTACAACTTGTTTTCTAGAGAAGCTGAAAATGATCTAATACCTAACTCTCAAGAAAATGGAACAGGTATAGTTGCATTTTCTCCTCTTGCCAGAGGGGTTTTAACCGGTAAATATAAAAATAGTAATTTATACCCGAAAGGTACCAGAGGTGGAAATCCAGATACAAAACAGTTCGCATCAAAATTCTTAAAAGAGGACTATATAAATAGAAGCATTATGCTAAATGAAATTGCAGGAGAACGTAATATGACATTGGCTCAGCTATCATTAGCATTTTTACTTGATCAACAGGCTGTGTCTACATGCCTAATTGGTGCAACTTCAACTAAACAACTTGAAGAAAATTGTCTTGCTTCAGATATAGCAATAGATAATGATTTACGACAAATGGTTATGAAAGTATTAAAGAATAGACCAACAGTACAAAAGGAGATGTAA
- a CDS encoding formylglycine-generating enzyme family protein, with product MRLKDMSVYDGQLNQLSDREAMGLPSSFLSTVLEDLPGIDKSTFSLNQEQLISLLEMKDKNIGERYLAGLLLSLKGDIRIKPYEPNMITIPKSSVKIGLLPGKVDEVCSTYKDTGIIADWIRKETPEIRVDLEAYRIGKFPVTNFEYLEFIKDNPHEEIPTSWTFSRYPSEFSNHPVHSVSPETADRYCEWLSNKVGRKFRLPTEYEWENAAAGPNSWEFPWGNEFSKYHANTVESGLLRSTPVGMFSSGNSYYGVSDMAGNVEEFVRDLYHPYDGNWENVISDDLSDSTERYRVARGGSFTRFRDLARCKRRHGKFPRDIYVMGFRLVENIK from the coding sequence TTGAGATTAAAAGATATGAGCGTTTATGATGGTCAGCTTAATCAATTAAGTGATAGAGAAGCAATGGGTCTACCCTCTTCTTTTCTTAGCACAGTTCTAGAGGACCTTCCAGGTATAGATAAAAGTACATTTTCATTAAATCAAGAACAACTCATCTCATTGCTTGAAATGAAAGACAAAAATATTGGGGAGCGCTATTTGGCGGGTCTATTACTATCATTGAAAGGCGATATAAGAATTAAACCTTATGAGCCAAATATGATAACAATTCCGAAAAGCTCTGTAAAAATCGGGTTACTACCAGGAAAAGTTGATGAAGTTTGTTCCACTTATAAAGATACTGGAATAATTGCTGATTGGATAAGAAAAGAAACTCCTGAAATAAGAGTTGACCTTGAAGCTTATAGAATAGGAAAATTCCCAGTTACTAACTTTGAATATTTGGAGTTTATTAAGGATAATCCTCATGAAGAAATACCTACTTCCTGGACATTTAGTAGGTATCCATCTGAGTTTTCTAACCACCCCGTTCACTCAGTATCCCCTGAAACAGCAGATAGATACTGTGAATGGCTTTCCAATAAAGTAGGTAGAAAGTTTAGATTACCGACTGAGTATGAATGGGAGAATGCTGCTGCAGGTCCTAACAGTTGGGAATTCCCTTGGGGTAATGAATTTAGTAAATACCATGCTAATACCGTGGAATCTGGTCTGCTCAGATCCACGCCGGTAGGTATGTTCTCATCTGGAAACTCTTATTACGGAGTCTCGGATATGGCAGGTAATGTTGAAGAGTTTGTTCGAGATTTGTATCACCCCTATGATGGCAATTGGGAAAATGTAATTTCCGATGATTTATCAGATAGCACTGAAAGGTACAGAGTTGCTAGAGGGGGGAGCTTTACAAGGTTTAGGGACCTTGCCAGGTGCAAAAGAAGACATGGAAAATTTCCTCGGGACATTTATGTAATGGGATTTAGGTTAGTTGAAAACATTAAATGA
- a CDS encoding VOC family protein, which translates to MIKGLYEAHLPVSNIEKSIEFYQNIGLELAYKGKKVTFFWIEKGRSWLGLWECEEAQLPYHPSIRHLAFYVENEDIKKAKTWLEKREINVKEKFGFSQEQQPLVLANNPHTHAAIYFQDPDDNSLEFISPLMLDNEEAFEMMELKDWFNNHI; encoded by the coding sequence ATGATTAAAGGATTGTACGAAGCTCATTTACCTGTAAGTAACATTGAAAAGTCAATAGAATTTTATCAAAATATAGGATTAGAGTTAGCATATAAAGGTAAAAAGGTTACATTTTTCTGGATTGAAAAGGGAAGAAGCTGGTTAGGCCTATGGGAGTGCGAAGAGGCACAACTCCCTTACCATCCATCAATAAGACATTTAGCTTTCTATGTAGAGAACGAGGATATAAAAAAAGCAAAAACATGGTTAGAAAAAAGAGAGATAAATGTTAAAGAAAAATTTGGATTTTCTCAGGAACAACAACCGCTTGTTCTTGCAAATAACCCTCATACTCACGCTGCAATATATTTCCAAGACCCTGACGATAATTCACTAGAATTTATCTCACCTCTTATGCTTGATAATGAGGAAGCTTTCGAGATGATGGAATTGAAGGATTGGTTTAATAACCATATTTAG
- a CDS encoding PLP-dependent cysteine synthase family protein produces the protein MKKVLSKQNSFLNDFKNDLGNTSLLEIDVPGGGTVYAKCEWENPTGSIKDRAAFAMLERELTNARKDHIHFLEYSGGNLGVSLAYLCSNLSIDLDLVLSKSTSRSILEKLKNYGANIHLVDKSKGFYGVIQQTINLSKNNNYTFLYQHQNTANINAHYAGTGKEILMQLNDIQIDAWVAAAGTGGSLMGVYKALKDHQSEVELHLVMPKEAPYGSMEPPNSEKRLAGTGGFGLGRKQTFIKEYEHFIKEQWLCSYSEALEGMRDFYNKTGIKIGTSAAANYNAAKKISCKLGPGSNIVTIFPDQGSEEEWDLAF, from the coding sequence ATGAAAAAAGTCCTTTCCAAACAGAATAGTTTCTTGAATGACTTTAAAAATGATTTGGGCAATACTTCTCTCTTAGAAATAGATGTTCCAGGAGGAGGTACTGTATATGCTAAATGTGAATGGGAAAACCCCACCGGCTCCATAAAAGACCGTGCTGCTTTTGCAATGTTAGAAAGAGAGCTAACAAATGCAAGGAAAGATCATATTCATTTTCTAGAATATAGTGGAGGTAACCTGGGAGTATCTTTAGCTTATTTATGTTCTAACTTATCCATAGACCTAGATTTAGTACTTAGTAAAAGCACTTCGAGATCAATTCTAGAAAAATTAAAAAATTACGGAGCTAATATACATTTGGTAGATAAAAGTAAGGGGTTTTATGGGGTTATACAACAAACAATCAATCTATCTAAAAATAATAATTATACATTTCTCTACCAGCATCAAAATACCGCCAATATAAATGCTCATTATGCTGGAACAGGAAAAGAAATATTAATGCAGCTGAATGATATTCAAATTGATGCATGGGTAGCAGCTGCTGGAACAGGTGGTAGCTTAATGGGAGTGTACAAAGCCTTAAAAGATCACCAGAGTGAGGTTGAGCTTCACCTAGTAATGCCCAAAGAAGCACCGTACGGTAGCATGGAACCTCCTAACAGTGAGAAAAGGCTGGCAGGTACGGGGGGCTTTGGATTAGGAAGAAAACAAACTTTTATTAAGGAATATGAACATTTCATTAAAGAACAATGGCTTTGTTCATATTCAGAAGCTCTTGAGGGGATGAGAGACTTTTATAACAAAACAGGAATTAAGATTGGTACATCAGCTGCTGCAAACTATAATGCAGCAAAAAAAATCAGCTGTAAACTAGGTCCGGGTTCTAATATAGTTACAATTTTTCCTGATCAAGGGTCTGAAGAAGAGTGGGATTTAGCTTTTTAA
- a CDS encoding WD40 repeat domain-containing protein, whose protein sequence is MHNGPITAVIPNISGEKVFTGGYDSNIYQWDLSRNNPILVGTHNHLINSITLSNNNKFLASSSSDYTIKLFDTTNNHLTKTFIGHSDDVEDITFSEDDAYLISTSRDHRCLVWDIASGAIINQFQHHEKDVLSVWVYKERAFTAGDDGKVFVWNFITNKLIKELGPFNYEVDTVGGSKERGLFALGADDGSVHLYDANTYQFIDKFKAHQQGVKQVTFSPSGNLLLTAGYDHKINIWNVDDIQKTKELSPYIYQWERCLNWTHDERYIIGASFGKTFCKWDVNTGRVIDNDLELATPSINDLSVSMLGDIATASDDGKFRVNGEVISEKNHVLTNSVCTTDDGTFIVWGNHAGEVYLFDRVSESVKKKFELNTGPINVSYFCASDNNFYVGTYGGYVHIINLVSMKEVNRWKAQEGAIKSLTVDDENIVTVSADATIHIFDKSNISDVTVFVGPNAIINDIHLIEDKKQLIVVSRDKFVRIFDLLTGKIIIQHNKHRYSIKSITQNKSGQVISGDYWGYIVIWDLEKDTISDPFRIGTNGISALESKGENVFASSYDGAIYSIGKSGEVSELIRIFTQHPEKIEQN, encoded by the coding sequence ATGCATAATGGACCTATTACTGCGGTTATACCCAATATCTCAGGAGAAAAAGTTTTTACTGGAGGATATGACAGTAACATATATCAGTGGGATCTTTCCAGAAACAACCCCATTTTAGTGGGGACACATAACCACCTTATTAATAGCATCACTCTATCTAATAATAATAAGTTTCTTGCAAGTTCCTCATCTGATTACACTATTAAATTGTTCGATACAACAAATAATCATCTGACAAAAACATTTATAGGGCATTCTGATGATGTAGAAGATATCACCTTTTCGGAGGATGATGCATATTTAATCTCTACTTCTCGAGATCATCGCTGTTTAGTGTGGGACATTGCAAGCGGGGCAATTATTAATCAGTTTCAACATCATGAAAAAGATGTTCTTTCTGTGTGGGTTTATAAGGAACGAGCATTTACAGCGGGCGATGATGGAAAAGTGTTCGTTTGGAACTTTATCACAAACAAACTAATAAAGGAACTTGGCCCATTTAACTATGAAGTTGATACTGTAGGAGGTAGTAAAGAAAGAGGCCTGTTTGCTTTAGGTGCAGATGATGGAAGTGTACATTTATATGATGCAAACACTTATCAATTTATAGATAAGTTTAAAGCCCACCAACAAGGTGTTAAACAAGTCACTTTTTCACCATCTGGGAATCTACTACTAACTGCTGGTTATGACCATAAAATTAACATTTGGAATGTTGATGATATTCAAAAGACAAAAGAATTAAGCCCATACATTTACCAGTGGGAACGGTGTTTAAATTGGACACATGATGAAAGATATATAATAGGAGCAAGCTTTGGTAAGACTTTTTGCAAATGGGATGTGAATACTGGAAGAGTAATTGACAATGACTTAGAATTAGCAACACCATCAATCAACGATCTTTCGGTCTCTATGTTAGGAGATATCGCAACCGCTTCCGACGACGGGAAGTTTAGAGTGAATGGAGAAGTTATTTCAGAAAAAAATCACGTACTGACAAACAGCGTATGCACAACCGATGATGGAACCTTTATAGTTTGGGGCAACCACGCGGGTGAAGTTTACCTTTTTGATCGAGTTTCCGAATCTGTGAAGAAAAAGTTTGAACTAAATACAGGTCCAATAAATGTAAGTTATTTCTGTGCAAGTGACAATAATTTTTATGTTGGTACTTACGGAGGGTATGTGCACATTATAAATTTAGTCAGCATGAAAGAGGTTAATCGCTGGAAAGCACAAGAGGGAGCTATCAAATCTTTAACTGTCGATGATGAAAATATAGTTACTGTATCAGCAGATGCAACTATTCATATTTTTGATAAAAGTAATATTAGTGACGTGACTGTTTTTGTTGGACCAAACGCTATTATAAACGATATTCATTTAATTGAAGATAAAAAACAACTTATAGTAGTAAGCAGAGATAAGTTTGTCAGAATATTTGATTTGTTAACCGGGAAAATTATTATTCAGCACAACAAACACCGTTATTCTATAAAAAGTATTACTCAAAATAAATCAGGTCAAGTTATAAGTGGTGATTACTGGGGTTACATTGTTATTTGGGATCTAGAAAAAGATACTATTTCAGATCCTTTTAGAATCGGAACAAATGGGATTAGTGCTTTAGAGTCTAAGGGAGAAAATGTTTTTGCTTCCTCCTACGACGGGGCCATTTATTCCATAGGCAAATCTGGAGAGGTTAGCGAATTAATACGAATTTTCACACAACACCCCGAAAAAATAGAACAAAATTAA
- a CDS encoding GTP cyclohydrolase II produces the protein MKNINSKLQEKVKTITINADKSIFLVGPISLPLKVREEVKLFNWYSWISTTDIPDTETLLNSLTTLNFNEFQQSSILVYGDFENSDKSIVRLHSICHTGDIFGSQKCECGFQLKKSLETITEYGSGALFYLANHEGRGIGLFNKALTYLLQEDGMDTVEANNAIGFDDDLRDYEEPAHLLKYFRRKPIDVISNNPSKINFLTKMGIDVANQITLWDKLSSYNERYIETKINKSGHVRATNDSDLNIVGGIYNA, from the coding sequence ATGAAGAATATAAATTCGAAACTACAAGAAAAAGTAAAAACAATCACTATTAACGCTGATAAAAGCATATTTTTGGTTGGTCCCATATCCCTCCCTCTGAAAGTACGTGAGGAAGTAAAATTATTCAATTGGTATTCCTGGATAAGTACAACAGATATACCAGATACCGAAACACTTCTTAATAGTTTAACTACTTTAAATTTTAACGAATTCCAGCAGTCTTCTATATTGGTGTATGGCGATTTTGAGAATAGTGACAAATCCATAGTTAGGCTTCATAGCATTTGTCATACAGGAGATATTTTTGGTAGTCAAAAATGCGAATGTGGATTCCAGTTAAAGAAAAGCCTTGAAACTATTACTGAATATGGTAGTGGGGCTCTTTTTTATTTAGCAAACCACGAAGGAAGAGGGATAGGCTTATTTAATAAAGCTTTAACTTATTTATTGCAAGAAGATGGAATGGATACTGTTGAGGCGAATAACGCAATTGGATTTGATGACGACCTAAGAGACTATGAGGAGCCCGCTCATTTATTAAAATATTTTAGAAGAAAGCCAATTGACGTTATATCAAATAACCCTTCTAAAATTAACTTTCTAACAAAAATGGGAATAGATGTCGCAAATCAAATTACCTTATGGGATAAATTGTCAAGCTATAATGAAAGGTATATTGAAACTAAGATAAACAAGTCCGGCCATGTTAGAGCAACGAATGATTCTGATCTTAATATAGTAGGAGGAATTTATAATGCATAA
- a CDS encoding NADPH-dependent FMN reductase — protein MNVLLFCGSPREASITRGMAALVKEELLNQDVNVFYFDAFENQLPLFDGEKSNNKEVKSLAEAANKADGFFFCTPEYHNGISGALKNALDYLNKNHFRNKPTVITSSAGAGKGGVNSLNNLRLVLRGVHSLVLPEQLVCDSAYFNEYGELTDEEIKKELNRMVDNLVEQLSEKNNTVISTN, from the coding sequence ATGAATGTATTACTATTTTGTGGTAGCCCAAGAGAAGCCTCTATTACTAGAGGAATGGCAGCACTAGTTAAAGAAGAGCTATTAAACCAAGATGTTAACGTGTTTTATTTTGATGCATTTGAAAATCAACTTCCATTATTCGATGGTGAAAAGTCAAACAATAAAGAAGTAAAATCCTTAGCAGAGGCTGCAAATAAAGCGGATGGTTTTTTCTTTTGCACACCCGAATACCACAATGGAATAAGTGGCGCACTAAAAAACGCTTTAGATTACCTAAACAAAAACCACTTTAGAAACAAACCAACAGTTATCACTTCTTCTGCAGGAGCAGGAAAAGGAGGAGTTAACTCCTTAAATAATCTTAGATTAGTTTTAAGAGGTGTGCACTCATTGGTTCTTCCGGAGCAACTAGTTTGTGATTCGGCTTATTTCAACGAATATGGGGAGCTTACCGATGAGGAAATTAAAAAAGAACTAAACCGAATGGTTGACAATCTAGTAGAACAGTTAAGTGAAAAGAATAACACAGTGATATCAACTAATTAG
- a CDS encoding GNAT family N-acetyltransferase — translation MSKDFINHSIEHALIPRWDYDVSNSSSIKLVEKLGFSNPSTYSVFKIR, via the coding sequence ATTTCAAAGGATTTTATCAATCATAGTATAGAGCATGCGTTAATCCCTAGATGGGACTATGATGTTTCGAATAGCTCATCAATAAAGTTGGTGGAGAAACTAGGCTTCAGTAATCCTTCTACATACTCTGTTTTTAAAATACGTTAG
- a CDS encoding WD40 repeat domain-containing protein has translation MNIPDRIIRIIFSSSHDVLIGTDVNGRLHKFDLSLNLIASSKTTEYNEPINAVVTEGDYIFTKNRRGSVAKYGIETLQPLDVYDEFMLRDEDNLFDRDEEPSPTAARGIGVANGKLFTNNGYSELVVIDIETFELLEIRKPMYPDAFIDNICTENPNRHVVGQTNGIIQIGNLESGEFPIEKSIDENNIHWIRYDKRHERFWATQDAGEGDNEFKDNGVVTFELDGSNIKDRTFTYDDVEALEFDEEHRFIYVGAFDGNIYVFDNEEKDFKLSRIIGPLKYQIINMCYAKDHLYVLLQNGELICMDTYGNVKDNSLYQGKCVWEMTPHPEDENLLFVAKDNGIEKIRYGEGKYGTVNVERLESHRHSLGIIKRVRPLKDGSYLAITQNKYAMMVSRNGDIKWFKTLEGHPRSLEVNSDYSNALIGTDAGVIYEFEIETGNLLERAETTGTAIWVTGYTKDGRKMYGTKNGDLHFYDNDPNKPLHVMQLDGVPKRWVNYPEGKTYIIGTFGFLELDLEKYEVNSIWGMDILVNTKENALVLGNHVHIISYGYQMASYTYNEQEFTALHENLPDFPKAIAGKIENGNEILLIGGRGNYINAYKVQNGVPYKVREFYLS, from the coding sequence ATGAATATTCCAGATAGAATTATTCGAATCATTTTTTCGTCTTCTCATGATGTTTTAATTGGTACTGATGTGAATGGTAGATTACATAAATTTGATCTTTCCTTAAACTTAATTGCGTCATCAAAAACCACGGAATATAATGAACCGATTAATGCGGTAGTAACTGAAGGAGATTATATATTCACCAAAAATAGAAGGGGAAGTGTGGCAAAATACGGCATTGAAACATTACAACCCTTAGATGTTTATGATGAATTTATGTTGAGGGATGAAGATAACTTGTTTGATAGAGACGAAGAGCCGTCGCCAACAGCAGCAAGAGGTATTGGGGTTGCAAATGGGAAATTATTCACAAACAATGGTTATAGTGAATTGGTAGTTATAGATATTGAAACATTTGAATTGTTGGAAATAAGAAAACCAATGTATCCAGACGCTTTCATTGATAACATCTGTACTGAAAACCCTAATAGACATGTTGTTGGGCAAACCAATGGAATTATTCAAATAGGAAACTTAGAGAGTGGAGAATTTCCTATTGAAAAAAGCATAGATGAAAATAATATTCATTGGATACGTTATGACAAGCGGCATGAGAGGTTTTGGGCAACTCAGGACGCTGGAGAAGGAGATAATGAATTTAAAGATAATGGAGTGGTAACATTTGAGTTAGATGGATCTAATATAAAAGATCGTACGTTTACATATGATGACGTAGAAGCACTGGAATTTGATGAAGAGCATCGTTTTATCTACGTTGGAGCATTTGATGGAAATATATATGTGTTTGATAATGAAGAAAAAGATTTTAAACTAAGTCGAATTATAGGACCATTGAAATATCAAATTATTAATATGTGCTATGCTAAAGATCACTTATATGTTTTGCTCCAAAATGGCGAACTAATTTGTATGGATACATACGGGAACGTTAAAGATAATTCACTTTATCAAGGGAAATGTGTTTGGGAAATGACTCCACACCCTGAAGATGAAAATTTATTATTCGTAGCAAAAGATAACGGTATCGAAAAGATTCGTTACGGAGAGGGAAAATATGGTACTGTGAATGTAGAGAGGTTAGAAAGCCATCGTCATTCCTTAGGAATCATAAAAAGAGTAAGGCCATTAAAAGATGGATCCTATCTTGCTATAACTCAAAATAAATATGCTATGATGGTGAGTCGCAATGGTGATATTAAATGGTTTAAAACCCTTGAAGGTCATCCAAGAAGCTTAGAAGTGAATTCAGATTATTCTAATGCATTAATAGGTACAGATGCTGGGGTAATATATGAATTTGAAATAGAAACGGGAAATTTACTTGAAAGAGCTGAAACTACAGGTACTGCAATTTGGGTTACTGGTTATACAAAAGATGGTCGAAAAATGTATGGTACAAAGAATGGCGATTTGCACTTTTATGATAATGATCCCAATAAACCACTTCATGTCATGCAACTTGATGGCGTACCTAAAAGGTGGGTCAATTATCCAGAAGGGAAAACGTATATCATAGGTACCTTTGGTTTTCTAGAGCTAGACTTAGAGAAATATGAAGTGAACAGTATTTGGGGAATGGATATTTTAGTAAACACTAAAGAAAATGCCCTCGTATTAGGTAATCATGTGCATATAATTTCTTATGGTTATCAGATGGCTTCTTACACCTATAATGAGCAAGAATTTACAGCCTTACATGAAAATCTTCCCGATTTTCCCAAAGCAATAGCAGGTAAAATAGAAAATGGGAATGAAATATTATTAATTGGTGGTAGAGGTAATTATATTAATGCCTATAAAGTCCAAAATGGTGTCCCTTATAAAGTAAGAGAGTTTTACCTATCATAG
- a CDS encoding DUF2325 domain-containing protein produces MLKIAVIGGTQEKTFQKVGAKHGCKVLFHDGTGKQNGRKKSFRTIVKKADVVICIYGSCGHITMECVKESCKQLDKKLIFHKSRGASGVIQRCLEEFPSEQAA; encoded by the coding sequence ATGTTAAAAATCGCTGTTATCGGAGGAACTCAAGAAAAGACATTTCAAAAAGTTGGTGCTAAACACGGATGTAAAGTGTTATTCCACGATGGAACCGGAAAACAAAACGGTAGAAAGAAGAGCTTTCGGACCATTGTAAAAAAGGCAGATGTCGTTATTTGTATTTATGGATCTTGCGGACACATTACGATGGAATGTGTGAAGGAATCATGTAAGCAATTAGACAAAAAGCTTATTTTTCACAAAAGTCGGGGAGCATCCGGAGTCATCCAAAGGTGTTTAGAGGAGTTTCCTTCAGAACAAGCAGCATAA